One region of Lactobacillus johnsonii genomic DNA includes:
- the rpmF gene encoding 50S ribosomal protein L32, producing the protein MAVPARKTSKQKKRSRRGHIKLTTPAMHYDATTGEYRLSHRVSPKGFYKGRQVANENKQQNND; encoded by the coding sequence ATGGCAGTTCCTGCAAGAAAAACTTCTAAGCAAAAGAAACGTTCACGTCGTGGTCATATTAAATTAACCACACCAGCAATGCATTACGATGCTACTACTGGTGAATACCGTTTAAGCCACCGCGTTTCACCAAAGGGCTTTTACAAAGGCCGTCAAGTTGCTAACGAAAACAAGCAACAAAATAACGATTAA
- a CDS encoding bifunctional metallophosphatase/5'-nucleotidase gives MKLVILHSSDTHGFLMPTDYQDKNNYDAPISLSRVSSVVKSEKEKYGADNVLVTDSGDCLQGSPLASFTHKLPEEEGLRKFTEAYNEVGYDARALGNHDFNYGLDYLSYYVDNNRAPFINDNVLDVETNVPFFGKEYTIIEKAGLKIGIMGITTQYISHWESEEHIKGLKFVSGYDVLSKLAKKLRPQVDILCAMYHGGFESDPLTGEATEPHTGENEGYKILTEIPEIDVFLTGHQHRRLNLVTRDTAIVQPGYRGEAVGKVVIDFDKDEKGKVKINEMTTELIDSKDYAPDPAIEKIVKSLDEETQKWLDQPIAHLSEPAPIENAIKGRIEGAPFINLIQQMQLWFTGADVSATAIMSESAHGFSKNVTMREVLLNYPYANQLCIVNLTGKELKEIIEYSAGFLEKDKDGKIKFIDRWITPKPMLYHFDLFYPVKYEADLSKPVGQRLTKVTLDGKDLEDDKVYKLAVNNYRALGGGFYPAYSMDKIEKIFDQDYVQMFSEYLTHDDIKVDTSKNYKFY, from the coding sequence ATGAAACTAGTTATTTTACATTCAAGTGATACGCATGGCTTTTTAATGCCAACTGATTATCAAGATAAAAACAATTATGATGCACCAATTTCACTTAGCCGTGTAAGTAGTGTCGTAAAAAGTGAAAAAGAAAAATATGGTGCAGATAATGTTTTAGTTACAGATAGTGGGGATTGTTTGCAAGGATCTCCTTTGGCTAGCTTTACGCACAAACTTCCTGAAGAAGAAGGTTTACGTAAATTTACTGAAGCATATAACGAAGTAGGCTATGATGCACGTGCCCTAGGTAACCATGATTTTAATTATGGATTAGATTACTTATCATATTACGTGGATAATAATCGTGCTCCATTTATTAATGATAATGTTTTAGATGTAGAAACTAATGTGCCTTTTTTTGGTAAAGAATACACTATTATTGAAAAGGCCGGCTTGAAAATAGGAATTATGGGGATTACTACCCAATATATTTCTCATTGGGAATCAGAAGAGCATATCAAAGGATTAAAGTTTGTTTCTGGCTATGATGTACTTTCTAAATTAGCTAAGAAATTGCGCCCACAGGTCGATATTCTTTGTGCTATGTATCATGGTGGCTTTGAGAGTGATCCTTTGACCGGGGAAGCAACTGAGCCCCACACTGGTGAAAACGAAGGATATAAGATTTTAACTGAAATTCCTGAAATTGATGTCTTTTTAACGGGACACCAACATCGTCGCTTAAACTTAGTTACTCGTGATACTGCAATTGTTCAACCAGGGTATCGAGGAGAAGCTGTCGGTAAAGTAGTTATTGACTTTGACAAGGATGAAAAAGGTAAGGTCAAGATTAATGAGATGACTACTGAATTAATTGATAGTAAGGATTACGCACCTGATCCAGCTATTGAAAAGATTGTTAAGAGCTTGGATGAAGAGACTCAAAAGTGGTTAGATCAGCCGATTGCTCACTTATCTGAGCCTGCTCCAATTGAAAATGCAATTAAGGGTAGAATTGAGGGCGCTCCATTCATTAACCTTATCCAACAAATGCAACTTTGGTTTACTGGTGCAGATGTTTCAGCTACTGCAATTATGTCTGAATCAGCTCATGGATTTTCAAAGAATGTTACTATGAGAGAAGTTTTGCTTAATTATCCATACGCAAATCAGCTTTGCATTGTTAACCTTACTGGAAAAGAATTAAAGGAAATCATTGAATACTCAGCTGGCTTTTTAGAAAAAGACAAGGACGGTAAAATTAAATTTATCGATCGTTGGATTACCCCTAAGCCAATGTTATATCATTTTGATCTTTTCTATCCTGTTAAATACGAAGCTGATTTATCTAAGCCAGTGGGTCAAAGATTGACTAAGGTGACTTTAGATGGTAAAGATCTTGAAGATGACAAGGTTTATAAGTTAGCCGTGAACAATTATCGTGCTCTCGGTGGAGGTTTCTACCCAGCTTACAGTATGGATAAAATTGAAAAGATTTTTGACCAAGATTATGTTCAAATGTTTAGTGAGTATTTAACTCATGATGATATTAAAGTAGATACAAGTAAGAATTATAAATTTTACTAA